The stretch of DNA GCCAGTGGTTTCAGCCGGGGGGGCCTCTTCCTACGCAGCCTCCTCAAGGCTTCTGCCACACGGTGGTCTCCTGCACACTCCCAGATGATCTGTGCTCGCTCCTCAGCCAGCTGGTCCCCACTGCGCTGAAACAGGCCCTGGATCTGCAACAGCTCAGCGTCCTGGAAGATGTTGGCCGAGGCCTGCTTGCGGCCCCGGGCTTCGGCTGGAGCTTGCCAAAGGGGCGGCTCACTCACCACAGAGGCTGGGGTGCCCATCCTGGATGCTCTGGGGAAGGAAAGCATGGAGACACTTCAGTCAGTAGGCCATTCCCAAACCTGCAGCCTGACGGATGCAAGGGCTTCTGGTGTTTCTATTCTCCAGGAGTCAACGTGCACTAAGTCTTAGTCACTCtaattttcagggcacctgggggatATAATGTGAATAACGACAAACTTTGTTATGAAGTGCTTATGTGTACAATACATGTACTATCTCACTGAAGAGTCACAGCAACCCATGAAGTAAGAATGGTTTATTCCCACCATACAAATGAAGAAGTGTAACTTGGTTGAAATGACCCTTTGCAGTCACAAAGCCTTGCATAAGCAGAGAGCTGGGAGCAGAACCCAGGTCTGTGGCTGTAAAGCCCAGGCCGACCCGGGATACCTACGTCCTGAGGACAGTTCTGACAGCAGCCACGGAACTGTGTTGAGCCTTTAAATGTATTGGGCATGGCTCTGAGAGTTGTAATCACACAACCACCTCATTGAAACGTGATAACAGCAACCCTATGGGTAGATACTGTATCCTCATTTCACTAATGAAACTTTAGAATGGAAGCCAGGTCTCTCTAAGGCTCTGTAGCACAGAGGTGAGAAGGGTTTTGGGGTTGGAATATGTAGGTTGGAATCCCACTTCTGGCCACCTCCATCCCTGAATGGCTCACTTGCTTCCTGTGTGAATGTGTGAGCTGCACCAATTCCTACTTCACAGGGCCACAGTGGGGACTTAGGACAGTGTTAGGAacggtgccccccccccccccaaaaaaaagaacgGTGCCCAACGTTCTATTCTGCTTTTCCagctggaaaacagaatggtCATCCTACCTATTTTCAAGACCCTAGAGACACACCAAGTCCATATGGTTCAGTAAGCACAGTATGAAACAGACTAATCAGATCTAACTGCAGACCAAAAGGCCATGGAGAGGAACATAGGGGCAAAGAGGTGGCTACAGGGTTAGAATATACAACCACGGGCAGAGGTTGGGATCTAGAAGAGTTCAATAAAAGGAAGGCTCATGTCAATGCCCTCCCTCCATAggaaatgagaattaaatgatctTCCTCAGTTCTAGAGAGTTCAGTTTGAGTAACAAAGACATTTGAGGCTCACTCCCCCCATCCTTGTCTCCAGTACAGCCTGAAAAAGCTATGAGATTGGAAAGCAGACCAAAGACCTTGGCATTACACAGAACTGGGCTTGAATCACATTCCTGCCACCTTCTTAACTGTAACCCTAGGCAAGTTACTcaacatctctgagcctctgcttaGCTGTAAAGTAGGGCTCATAACCACTTGTCAGGATTGCTGTAAGGACTGCgtgaatccaaaaaaaaaaaaaaaaaaaggactgagtCCAGTGTGGTATCAGGTACCAGATAAGAgccaaataaatgcaaatgcCACCACACCCTCTGTTCTCACCCCCACACCCTG from Canis lupus familiaris isolate Mischka breed German Shepherd chromosome 28, alternate assembly UU_Cfam_GSD_1.0, whole genome shotgun sequence encodes:
- the AVPI1 gene encoding arginine vasopressin-induced protein 1 isoform X2, which encodes MGTPASVVSEPPLWQAPAEARGRKQASANIFQDAELLQIQGLFQRSGDQLAEERAQIIWECAGDHRVAEALRRLRRKRPPRLKPLAHSLHHCSRLRWVPGTGRLREESPSPALHWPTHRVVARRQLLVISI
- the AVPI1 gene encoding arginine vasopressin-induced protein 1 isoform X1, encoding MGTPASVVSEPPLWQAPAEARGRKQASANIFQDAELLQIQGLFQRSGDQLAEERAQIIWECAGDHRVAEALRRLRRKRPPRLKPLAHSLHHCSRLRIPEPCAPLANPQSGSTETASGDQYLNSRRTSARIRRNWKKPGPTSYLHQIRH